The following proteins are encoded in a genomic region of Bosea beijingensis:
- a CDS encoding ABC transporter ATP-binding protein, translating to MTAREELLSVRNLEKVFGSRTFFRRGDRGVHAVNGVSFAIDRGETLGLVGESGSGKSTVGRMLLGLMPASGGSITFDGDDLEALAASGEIRRKIQIIFQDPHASLHPRLTVRQLIAEPVRLHRGLSGSPLNEAVDRLLEDVGLAPELASRYPHQFSGGQRQRIGIARALACNPQLIVCDEPVSALDVSVQAQIINLLKDLQEQRGLSYLFIAHDLAVVRHISHRVAVLYLGQIVESAPSDVLFSGARHPYTQALLASIPRAGAVPDARARLKGEPPSPFDRPDGCAFRGRCPHATEICTTPPPAVRLPDDHVVACHHVATIAPFAPPPAALVSPRLTALARAYAPQVAAEAS from the coding sequence ATGACTGCCCGGGAGGAGCTTCTTTCGGTTCGCAATCTGGAGAAGGTGTTCGGCTCCCGGACGTTCTTCCGTCGCGGCGATCGCGGTGTCCATGCAGTGAACGGCGTATCCTTCGCGATCGACCGCGGTGAGACCCTGGGGCTGGTCGGCGAGAGCGGCAGCGGAAAGTCGACGGTCGGACGAATGCTGCTGGGACTGATGCCCGCCAGCGGCGGGTCGATTACCTTCGACGGCGACGATCTTGAGGCGTTGGCGGCCTCCGGCGAGATCCGCCGCAAGATCCAGATCATCTTCCAGGACCCGCACGCCTCGCTGCATCCCCGCCTGACGGTCCGACAACTGATCGCCGAACCCGTGCGCCTTCACCGCGGCCTGTCGGGCAGCCCGCTGAATGAAGCGGTCGACAGGCTCCTCGAGGATGTCGGCCTCGCACCGGAGCTCGCCTCGCGCTATCCGCACCAATTCAGCGGCGGGCAGCGCCAACGCATCGGCATCGCCCGGGCCCTGGCCTGCAATCCGCAACTGATCGTCTGCGACGAGCCGGTCTCCGCGCTCGATGTCTCCGTCCAGGCACAGATCATCAATCTGCTGAAGGATCTGCAAGAGCAGCGCGGGCTCTCGTACCTCTTCATCGCCCATGATCTTGCGGTGGTTCGCCATATCAGCCACCGCGTCGCCGTGCTCTATCTCGGACAGATCGTGGAAAGCGCTCCCTCGGACGTTCTGTTCTCGGGGGCTCGGCATCCCTACACGCAGGCATTGTTGGCATCGATCCCGCGAGCGGGTGCGGTTCCGGACGCCAGGGCGCGGCTGAAGGGCGAACCTCCATCTCCGTTCGACAGACCCGATGGCTGCGCATTCCGCGGACGATGCCCGCACGCCACCGAAATCTGCACGACGCCACCGCCGGCAGTGCGTCTGCCCGACGATCACGTCGTCGCCTGCCATCACGTCGCGACGATTGCGCCATTCGCCCCGCCGCCGGCCGCACTCGTCTCGCCCCGGCTGACGGCGTTGGCAAGAGCCTACGCCCCCCAGGTTGCCGCCGAAGCCTCCTGA
- a CDS encoding ABC transporter ATP-binding protein: protein MKPALLDVEDLTVVHDGEHGSRVDLVAGVSFALRAGETLGLVGESGSGKSLTALAVMDLLGPNLAAGGTITLAGRELGGLSSRQRRRLCGTELAMVFQDPMTALNPVYCIGYQIAEVLLTHRLASRDQARARAVDLLRQVGIPDPAQRVDAYPHQLSGGMRQRVVIAIALAGDPSILIADEPTTALDVTVQAQILELLRSLRDQRGMGTILISHDLGAVAEIATHVMVMYAGQVVEHAPAADLFREPQHPYTIGLLGSLPKLGARERRLTTIGGRVPLPGTVKSGCRFAQRCPWVLETCRQKEPPLMEVAAGHRAACFRVPLPTGAPLGDRA, encoded by the coding sequence ATGAAGCCGGCGCTGCTCGACGTCGAAGATCTGACAGTCGTCCATGACGGCGAGCACGGCTCCCGGGTGGATCTGGTCGCGGGCGTCTCCTTCGCCCTACGCGCCGGCGAGACACTCGGACTCGTCGGCGAAAGCGGCAGCGGAAAGAGCCTTACCGCTCTCGCGGTGATGGATCTGCTCGGTCCGAACCTGGCTGCGGGGGGCACGATAACGCTGGCCGGGCGAGAGCTCGGAGGCCTTTCGAGCCGGCAGCGGCGCCGGCTGTGCGGGACCGAACTAGCTATGGTCTTCCAGGACCCGATGACAGCGCTGAACCCTGTCTACTGCATCGGCTACCAGATCGCAGAGGTCCTGCTGACCCACCGGCTGGCCTCGCGCGATCAGGCGCGGGCGCGAGCTGTCGATCTGCTGCGCCAGGTCGGCATTCCCGATCCGGCCCAGCGCGTCGATGCCTACCCCCACCAGCTGTCGGGCGGCATGCGGCAGCGCGTCGTGATCGCGATCGCCCTCGCGGGCGACCCTTCAATCCTGATCGCCGACGAGCCGACAACCGCACTCGACGTCACGGTTCAGGCCCAGATTCTGGAGCTGCTGCGTTCGCTGCGCGATCAGCGCGGAATGGGAACGATCCTGATCTCCCACGACCTGGGCGCCGTAGCCGAGATCGCTACGCATGTCATGGTCATGTATGCCGGCCAGGTGGTGGAACACGCGCCGGCCGCTGACCTGTTCCGGGAGCCCCAGCACCCCTACACGATCGGTCTGCTCGGCTCGCTGCCCAAGCTCGGCGCGCGCGAGCGACGCCTGACCACCATCGGCGGCAGGGTGCCGTTGCCCGGAACCGTCAAGTCGGGCTGCCGCTTCGCGCAGCGTTGCCCCTGGGTGCTGGAGACCTGCCGGCAGAAGGAGCCGCCGCTCATGGAGGTAGCTGCGGGTCACCGAGCTGCATGCTTCCGCGTGCCGCTGCCAACCGGCGCCCCGTTGGGAGATCGCGCATGA
- a CDS encoding ABC transporter substrate-binding protein: MSKSLKATLLLAFALAGSSASAQGTSQVTILRAAEAERYDPHKVVSRPMTEIAFLLADTLLALDYDQKTVKPLLATSWSASPDGLTYRFTLRDDVRYCDGRPMKAEDVVFSLKRWIAPETRAPLANQAGSVKDIRAEGDTTVVYELNEPHSELLINLTQVSSSIIDRNEVEKLGTDFGVKHFNGTGPFCWVRWLPRNELVLKRNPHYKWGPDFYQNRGPAHVEQIVLKQVPDEGTRMAAMTAGQADLTQYVPRWSIARFESARQFSVVRPATFFSLLYLGFKTDRPMVSDARVRKAMNMAINRDELARTVFFGRSDPAYSYTHPQSTDYNPELEPVLSRFNLAEANALLDQAGWSRGADGFRAKDGVRLAPVVVIPAPIMADVAQAIQGSLRQIGVDAKLELLDGAVFFQRAAQQDFEMYGLQQPYLTSGMMMSENFASTAIPVPNRMNWRNAEFDKLVREARSATDPAKREAAYKQAQLIVHKDDVWMPLVHDQAYMIMGPRLAPMKAHGNQAVTLYKALDLRLK; encoded by the coding sequence ATGTCGAAATCGCTCAAGGCCACCCTCTTGCTGGCGTTCGCCCTCGCCGGCTCAAGCGCTTCGGCGCAGGGCACGAGCCAGGTCACGATCCTGCGCGCGGCGGAAGCCGAGCGCTACGATCCCCACAAGGTCGTCAGTCGGCCGATGACCGAGATCGCGTTCCTGCTCGCCGATACGCTGCTGGCGCTGGACTATGATCAGAAGACGGTGAAGCCGCTGCTGGCGACGTCATGGAGCGCCTCGCCGGACGGCCTGACCTACAGGTTCACGCTGCGCGACGACGTCCGCTACTGCGATGGTCGCCCGATGAAGGCCGAGGACGTCGTTTTCTCGCTGAAGCGGTGGATCGCGCCGGAGACGCGGGCTCCGCTCGCAAACCAGGCCGGAAGCGTGAAGGACATCAGAGCCGAGGGCGACACGACGGTCGTCTACGAACTCAACGAGCCGCACTCGGAACTGCTGATCAACCTGACGCAGGTGTCGTCATCCATCATCGATCGCAACGAGGTCGAGAAGCTGGGGACCGATTTCGGCGTCAAGCACTTCAACGGCACAGGCCCGTTCTGCTGGGTGCGCTGGCTGCCCCGCAACGAACTCGTCCTGAAGCGCAATCCCCACTATAAATGGGGACCCGACTTCTATCAGAACCGCGGCCCGGCGCATGTCGAGCAGATCGTCCTGAAGCAGGTGCCAGACGAAGGCACCCGCATGGCCGCGATGACGGCCGGGCAAGCGGATCTCACGCAGTACGTGCCGCGCTGGTCGATCGCGCGCTTCGAGTCGGCCCGGCAATTCTCCGTGGTCCGGCCAGCGACCTTCTTCTCGCTGCTGTATCTCGGTTTCAAGACCGATCGCCCGATGGTGTCGGACGCCCGCGTCCGCAAGGCGATGAACATGGCCATCAACCGGGATGAACTGGCCCGCACCGTGTTCTTTGGCCGATCCGACCCCGCCTACAGCTACACGCATCCCCAGTCGACCGACTACAATCCCGAGCTCGAGCCGGTCCTGTCCCGCTTCAACTTGGCTGAGGCCAATGCGTTGCTGGATCAGGCCGGATGGTCCCGCGGAGCGGACGGGTTCCGTGCCAAGGACGGCGTGCGCCTGGCTCCGGTGGTGGTGATCCCCGCGCCGATCATGGCTGACGTCGCCCAGGCCATTCAGGGCTCTCTGCGCCAGATCGGCGTCGACGCCAAGCTCGAGCTGCTCGACGGAGCCGTGTTCTTCCAGCGAGCCGCCCAGCAGGACTTCGAGATGTATGGGCTGCAGCAGCCATACCTGACCTCGGGCATGATGATGTCGGAGAACTTTGCATCGACCGCAATCCCCGTCCCGAACCGCATGAACTGGCGCAACGCGGAGTTCGACAAGCTCGTCCGGGAGGCACGGTCCGCCACCGACCCCGCGAAACGCGAGGCGGCCTACAAGCAGGCCCAGCTGATCGTGCACAAGGACGATGTGTGGATGCCGCTCGTCCACGACCAGGCCTACATGATCATGGGCCCTCGCCTCGCCCCCATGAAGGCGCACGGCAACCAGGCCGTCACCTTGTACAAGGCCCTCGACCTTCGCCTCAAATAG
- a CDS encoding ABC transporter permease: MAVAARQTTTGPKSKRRRVRGQIATIAAAMVIGVIVFAALFAPQLAPYDPYQVELPSALQEPSWEHWLGTDMQGRDLLSRIMYGTRLTLLTSLTALLIGSACGGLLGLVAVFFPASDGAIGRLLDILLSFPAVLFGLALGASLGPGLLPVTIALAIATIPEVGRITRAAAMVVARQEYMQSGKAIGLSRATLFFKYLAWNCMPTVFVFLTLRFGFIILLGAGLNFLGLGAAPPTAELGVLAAEGRNVLAFAPHVATYPSLAIFLLVLSLNVLGDALRDKLDKRLL; encoded by the coding sequence ATGGCTGTCGCGGCACGGCAAACGACGACAGGGCCGAAGTCGAAGCGGCGCCGGGTGCGGGGGCAGATCGCCACCATCGCCGCGGCGATGGTGATTGGCGTCATCGTCTTCGCAGCACTTTTCGCCCCACAGCTCGCACCTTACGATCCGTATCAGGTCGAGCTCCCGTCCGCCCTGCAGGAGCCGAGCTGGGAGCATTGGCTCGGCACCGACATGCAGGGGCGCGACCTGCTCAGCCGGATCATGTACGGCACACGCCTGACATTGCTCACAAGCCTGACGGCGCTGCTCATCGGCAGCGCCTGCGGCGGGCTTCTGGGCCTGGTGGCGGTCTTCTTTCCCGCCTCCGATGGAGCCATCGGGCGCCTGCTCGATATCCTGCTGTCTTTCCCGGCGGTGCTGTTCGGCCTGGCGCTGGGCGCAAGCCTGGGACCCGGACTCCTGCCCGTGACAATCGCCCTCGCGATCGCGACCATCCCGGAGGTCGGCCGCATCACCCGGGCGGCCGCCATGGTCGTGGCCCGTCAGGAATACATGCAAAGCGGCAAGGCTATCGGCCTCAGCCGAGCGACGCTCTTCTTCAAATACTTGGCATGGAACTGCATGCCGACCGTGTTCGTATTCCTGACCCTGAGGTTTGGGTTCATCATCCTGCTTGGAGCCGGGCTTAACTTCCTCGGCCTCGGCGCCGCGCCGCCAACGGCCGAACTCGGGGTTCTCGCCGCGGAAGGACGCAACGTGCTGGCATTCGCCCCGCATGTGGCGACCTATCCCAGCCTGGCGATCTTCCTCCTGGTGCTTTCGCTCAACGTGCTCGGGGACGCGTTGCGCGACAAACTGGACAAAAGGCTCCTATGA
- a CDS encoding MarR family winged helix-turn-helix transcriptional regulator, whose translation MAPLAPGGCRRQRLSEEERRALYSGPWNVGYLIRTVSRRARDQIKVLLAEQGINIGMWPYLWALYKKDGVPQVVLGRSVKAVGPSVVSAVNQLERAGLARRVRDERDMRVANIHLTDKARALRPRIEQCVSDVNERALQFLSDEEVALLISIVEKINAGLDQEVRQP comes from the coding sequence ATGGCTCCGCTGGCTCCCGGCGGCTGCCGTCGACAACGGCTGTCGGAGGAGGAGCGTCGGGCTCTGTATTCCGGCCCGTGGAATGTCGGATATTTGATCCGAACGGTCAGTCGGCGGGCCCGAGATCAGATCAAGGTTCTGCTCGCAGAGCAGGGTATCAACATAGGGATGTGGCCTTATCTTTGGGCCCTCTACAAGAAGGACGGCGTACCGCAGGTGGTCCTCGGACGTTCGGTCAAGGCCGTGGGCCCCTCGGTCGTCAGCGCGGTCAACCAGCTCGAACGCGCCGGGCTTGCACGGCGCGTTCGCGATGAGCGGGATATGCGGGTTGCCAACATCCATCTGACCGACAAGGCGCGTGCGTTACGGCCGCGTATCGAGCAATGCGTCAGTGACGTGAACGAGCGCGCGCTGCAGTTCCTGTCCGATGAGGAGGTCGCCCTTCTCATTTCCATCGTCGAGAAAATCAATGCCGGGCTCGATCAGGAGGTTCGCCAGCCTTAG
- a CDS encoding serine hydrolase domain-containing protein has product MVRSINNPGRSIEISGFCSPAFAAVKDAFYKNFTARGEVGASVSVTVRGETVVDLWGGNTDAAQKEPWQKDTICCVQSVSKEITALAFHMAVDRGLIDVDELVTTYWPEFGQAGKEKTKVRWLLDHRCGIPIVAGATPGMAYDWTRMTEGLAATAPLWEPGTTPCYHSANYGFIIGEVLQRVTNRSVGEFLRKEIAEPLGIDCVIGLRDEEDARVATFLDKEDHISQAWIDEGTNIFAKSWKIFWDDEDFNSREWRRAEIPSVNAHTNARALARICGVLACGGAIDGVRLLSAAAVERAAEVQWTGKDVQDRLLSLSLGFLMPTENFPSTGPRTIGMMGAGGATAFADPDLHLGFGYSMNAMDPAQSGRQRPQALVAALNSCLGR; this is encoded by the coding sequence ATGGTGCGCAGCATCAACAATCCTGGCCGCTCGATCGAAATAAGCGGCTTCTGCAGTCCCGCCTTCGCCGCGGTGAAGGATGCCTTCTACAAGAACTTCACCGCGCGCGGTGAAGTCGGTGCGTCGGTATCCGTGACCGTCCGCGGAGAGACCGTCGTCGATCTCTGGGGCGGAAACACAGATGCCGCGCAAAAGGAGCCCTGGCAGAAGGACACCATCTGCTGTGTCCAGTCGGTCTCCAAGGAAATTACCGCCCTCGCCTTCCACATGGCCGTCGACCGCGGGCTGATCGACGTCGATGAACTCGTGACGACGTACTGGCCGGAGTTCGGACAGGCGGGAAAGGAGAAGACAAAGGTTCGCTGGTTGCTGGACCACCGCTGCGGTATCCCGATCGTCGCCGGCGCTACGCCTGGAATGGCCTATGACTGGACGCGCATGACGGAAGGCCTGGCAGCAACAGCGCCGCTGTGGGAGCCGGGCACGACACCCTGTTATCATTCCGCGAACTACGGCTTCATCATCGGGGAGGTTCTTCAGCGAGTGACGAACCGTTCGGTCGGGGAGTTCCTGCGCAAGGAGATCGCCGAGCCTCTTGGAATCGATTGCGTGATTGGCCTCCGCGACGAGGAGGACGCGCGTGTCGCGACCTTCCTGGACAAGGAAGACCACATATCGCAGGCCTGGATCGACGAAGGCACGAACATCTTCGCCAAGAGCTGGAAGATCTTCTGGGATGATGAGGATTTCAACAGCCGCGAGTGGCGGCGCGCCGAGATCCCCTCCGTCAACGCCCATACGAATGCGCGTGCGCTCGCGCGAATCTGCGGCGTCCTGGCCTGCGGCGGCGCGATCGACGGTGTCCGGCTACTGAGCGCGGCAGCTGTCGAGCGCGCTGCGGAGGTGCAATGGACAGGGAAGGACGTGCAGGACCGGCTGCTCTCGCTTTCCCTCGGTTTCCTCATGCCGACCGAGAACTTCCCGAGCACCGGCCCGAGGACGATCGGCATGATGGGCGCCGGCGGAGCGACCGCTTTTGCCGACCCCGATCTCCATCTCGGCTTCGGCTATTCCATGAACGCCATGGATCCGGCCCAGTCCGGCCGACAGCGCCCCCAAGCACTGGTGGCGGCGCTCAACAGCTGCCTCGGTCGCTAA
- the pcaF gene encoding 3-oxoadipyl-CoA thiolase, with product MPEAYICDYIRTPIGRFGGSLSAVRADDLGAVPLKALLERNAGLDPAAIDEVIYGCANQAGEDNRNVARMSLLLAGLPESVPGTTMNRLCGSGMDAVITAARAIKAGEAELVIAGGVESMSRAPFVMPKAESAFSRHAEIHDTTIGWRFVNPLMKKQYGVDSMPETGENVAVDYKVSREDQDAFAVRSQQKAVAAQASGRLAREIVKVTIPSRKGDATIVDSDEHPRGDTTIEKLAKLPTPFRKDGGTVTAGNASGVNDGAAALIVASEAAMKRFGLTPLARIVAGATAGVAPRVMGIGPAPATQRLCKLIGVQPSVFDIVELNEAFASQGIAVLRELGIPEDGAYVNPNGGAIALGHPLGMSGARIAGTAALELSLTGKKRALATMCIGVGQGIAVALEAI from the coding sequence ATGCCCGAGGCCTATATCTGCGATTACATCCGCACGCCGATCGGGCGGTTTGGTGGGTCGTTGTCTGCTGTGCGAGCGGATGATCTTGGCGCGGTGCCGCTGAAGGCGCTGCTTGAGCGCAACGCCGGCCTCGATCCCGCCGCGATCGACGAGGTGATCTACGGCTGCGCCAATCAGGCGGGCGAGGACAACCGCAACGTCGCGCGCATGTCGCTGCTGCTGGCCGGCCTGCCCGAGAGCGTGCCCGGCACCACGATGAACCGGCTCTGCGGCTCTGGCATGGATGCCGTGATCACGGCCGCGCGCGCCATCAAGGCGGGCGAAGCCGAACTCGTCATCGCAGGCGGCGTCGAGAGCATGAGCCGCGCGCCCTTCGTCATGCCCAAGGCCGAGAGCGCCTTCTCGCGCCATGCCGAAATCCACGACACCACGATCGGCTGGCGCTTCGTCAATCCGCTGATGAAGAAGCAGTACGGCGTCGATTCGATGCCGGAGACCGGCGAGAACGTCGCGGTCGATTACAAGGTCTCACGCGAAGATCAGGACGCTTTTGCCGTCCGGTCGCAGCAGAAGGCGGTTGCAGCCCAAGCGAGCGGCCGGCTCGCAAGGGAGATCGTCAAGGTGACGATCCCGAGCCGCAAGGGCGATGCCACCATCGTCGACAGCGACGAGCATCCGCGTGGCGACACCACGATCGAAAAGCTCGCCAAGCTGCCGACGCCCTTCAGGAAAGACGGTGGCACCGTAACCGCCGGCAACGCGTCCGGCGTCAACGACGGCGCGGCCGCTCTGATTGTTGCCTCCGAAGCGGCGATGAAGCGCTTCGGCCTGACGCCGCTTGCGCGCATCGTGGCCGGCGCGACCGCTGGCGTTGCGCCCCGCGTGATGGGCATCGGGCCCGCACCCGCAACCCAGAGGCTCTGCAAGCTGATCGGCGTGCAGCCTTCCGTTTTCGACATCGTCGAACTGAACGAGGCCTTCGCCAGCCAGGGAATCGCGGTCCTGCGCGAACTCGGCATTCCGGAAGACGGCGCCTATGTGAATCCGAACGGCGGCGCCATCGCGCTCGGCCATCCACTCGGCATGTCGGGCGCCCGCATCGCGGGTACAGCGGCGCTGGAACTCTCGCTCACGGGCAAGAAGCGCGCGCTCGCCACCATGTGCATCGGCGTCGGTCAGGGCATCGCTGTCGCGCTCGAGGCGATCTAG
- a CDS encoding ABC transporter permease has protein sequence MLKAVSARLVLSIPVLAGAILFGFVLLRVVPGDPAALLAGQSASAQVVSQLRIEMGLDKPWILQLFHYFGDVVVGNLGRSIISNRPVLEELIEAFGPTAELVLTALLIAVPIGIGLGVVAAVQRGTIIDRAIMALAVAGISLPVFWVGYMLILSFGVQWGLLPFTGRLGPIWTLEGLQGLALPALTAAFTLIGPIARISRTALLETLHAEHIKLARAKGVPEYQVVIKHGLRNALLPIVTLIGMQIGHLLGGTVIIETIFAWPGVGRLIVGAIMNSDYATAQGGLLLMACVFVMVNLTVDLLYSALDPRLS, from the coding sequence TTGCTGAAGGCCGTATCAGCCCGCCTCGTCCTGTCGATACCCGTCTTGGCGGGAGCCATCCTGTTCGGCTTCGTGCTGTTGCGGGTCGTTCCGGGCGATCCTGCCGCGCTGCTTGCCGGTCAGTCGGCCTCGGCACAGGTCGTGTCGCAGTTGCGGATCGAGATGGGGTTGGACAAGCCCTGGATCCTGCAGCTGTTTCACTATTTCGGGGATGTCGTCGTCGGCAACCTCGGCCGGTCGATCATATCAAACCGCCCGGTCCTCGAAGAACTGATCGAGGCTTTTGGCCCCACGGCCGAGCTGGTGCTGACCGCACTGCTGATCGCCGTGCCGATCGGCATCGGACTGGGCGTCGTTGCCGCCGTGCAGCGCGGCACGATCATCGACCGGGCCATCATGGCTCTGGCGGTCGCTGGCATCTCCTTGCCGGTCTTCTGGGTCGGCTACATGCTAATCCTCAGCTTCGGCGTGCAATGGGGGTTGCTGCCGTTCACGGGCCGGCTCGGCCCGATCTGGACACTCGAAGGGCTGCAAGGGCTTGCCCTGCCGGCCCTGACGGCCGCCTTCACGTTGATCGGGCCGATCGCGCGCATCTCCCGGACGGCGCTTCTGGAAACGCTGCATGCCGAGCACATCAAGCTCGCCCGGGCGAAGGGCGTTCCAGAATACCAGGTCGTGATCAAGCATGGCCTGCGCAACGCGTTGTTGCCGATCGTCACATTGATCGGAATGCAGATAGGGCATCTGCTCGGGGGCACCGTCATTATCGAGACGATCTTCGCATGGCCGGGGGTCGGACGGCTGATCGTCGGCGCGATCATGAACAGCGACTATGCAACCGCGCAGGGCGGATTGCTGCTGATGGCCTGTGTCTTCGTGATGGTGAACCTGACGGTCGATCTTCTCTACTCGGCCCTCGATCCGAGGTTGTCCTGA
- a CDS encoding lyase family protein, translating to MLAVFADEATLRHALAFEAGLARAEAAEGLIGAPEAEAIAKLCAGIVIDPAELAGEAALAGTLAIPLVARLRAALPDAPAKVVHKGATSQDVADTVLALQIRAAFNLLDADLKRTTAALAMLAGRHATTPAIGRTLLQDALPISFGLRIAQWQAGIAEAASRLARDVETGATLQFGGAAGTRSGLDGKAGAVASRLAAQLDLPDAAPWQNRRGGIAGIATALAILIGALGKMARDVSLLAQNGIGEAREPAIAGRGGSSAMAHKRNPTGCQVALSAALRAPGLVAGILAGLPAEQERGLGGWQAEGPALADLFLLAAGAAEAMATVAEGLEIDESAIARNLAAAGVGTEIGESAALIAQLLARNE from the coding sequence ATGCTGGCCGTCTTTGCGGACGAGGCCACGCTGCGGCATGCGCTCGCCTTCGAGGCCGGGCTCGCCCGCGCCGAGGCGGCGGAAGGGCTGATCGGCGCTCCGGAAGCCGAGGCGATCGCGAAACTCTGCGCCGGGATCGTCATCGATCCGGCCGAGCTCGCCGGGGAAGCGGCGCTCGCCGGCACGTTGGCGATCCCGCTGGTGGCGCGACTGCGCGCTGCCTTGCCGGACGCGCCCGCGAAAGTCGTACACAAGGGCGCGACCAGTCAGGACGTGGCCGACACGGTGCTCGCCTTGCAGATCCGCGCCGCCTTCAACCTGCTCGACGCCGATCTGAAGCGGACGACGGCTGCTCTCGCCATGCTGGCCGGACGTCATGCGACGACCCCCGCCATCGGCCGCACCCTGTTGCAGGATGCGCTGCCGATCAGCTTCGGCCTGCGCATCGCGCAATGGCAGGCCGGCATCGCCGAGGCCGCATCGCGGCTCGCCCGGGACGTGGAGACCGGCGCCACGCTTCAGTTCGGCGGTGCGGCCGGAACCCGCAGCGGCCTCGACGGCAAGGCAGGCGCCGTCGCATCCCGCCTCGCGGCGCAGCTCGATCTTCCGGATGCCGCTCCCTGGCAGAACCGCCGCGGCGGGATCGCCGGCATCGCGACGGCGCTCGCCATCCTGATCGGCGCGCTCGGCAAGATGGCGCGGGACGTTTCGCTGCTCGCCCAGAACGGCATAGGCGAGGCCCGTGAGCCTGCCATTGCCGGCCGCGGCGGCTCCTCCGCCATGGCCCACAAGCGCAACCCGACGGGTTGCCAGGTCGCGCTGTCCGCGGCGCTGCGCGCGCCCGGCCTCGTCGCCGGCATCCTCGCCGGGCTGCCGGCCGAGCAGGAGCGCGGCCTCGGCGGCTGGCAGGCGGAAGGCCCGGCACTCGCCGACCTGTTCCTGCTCGCCGCCGGCGCGGCCGAGGCGATGGCGACGGTCGCGGAAGGGCTGGAGATCGACGAATCCGCGATCGCCCGCAACCTCGCGGCGGCGGGCGTCGGCACTGAGATCGGCGAGAGCGCGGCCCTGATCGCCCAGCTTCTCGCCCGGAACGAATGA
- the pcaD gene encoding 3-oxoadipate enol-lactonase produces the protein MPFAASSGARIYWKLEGAEDSPALVLLNSIGADMSLWDAAMPGLLASFRTLRIDTRGHGASDAPEGEYTLPMLAGDVVTVMEAAGIERAAIAGVSLGGMIAMELALGHPERVSAIALICTSATMDGTVWRDRIAQVRAGGTAAIADAALQRFLSPAFAAGQTAIAASLKRNLVAQSAHGYAGAGAAIRDMDLIGRLSGIACPVLVVTGERDVSTPLAGHGEKLLAAIPGASHAHLDSSHLPPIEAPAALVGALRAFLVPGADTADAAEALFEAGLKNRRRVLGDAWVDRSLAGRTPFNAEFQAMITRIAWQEIWSRPGLDDRTRRLLVLAITASLGRWEEFRLHVRAGLSRGGFTQDDLKEVLMQTAIYAGVPAGNTAFAEAAELIAEIDGERTTS, from the coding sequence ATGCCTTTTGCAGCAAGCAGCGGCGCCCGCATCTACTGGAAGCTGGAAGGCGCAGAGGACAGCCCGGCCCTCGTCCTGCTGAACTCGATCGGCGCCGACATGTCGCTCTGGGATGCGGCGATGCCCGGCCTGCTCGCCTCGTTCCGCACGCTGCGGATCGACACGCGCGGCCATGGCGCCTCCGACGCGCCCGAGGGTGAGTACACGCTGCCGATGCTGGCCGGTGACGTCGTCACCGTCATGGAAGCGGCCGGCATCGAACGCGCCGCGATAGCGGGCGTCTCACTTGGCGGCATGATCGCGATGGAGCTGGCGCTCGGCCACCCGGAGCGCGTGTCGGCGATAGCCCTGATCTGCACCTCGGCCACCATGGACGGCACCGTCTGGCGGGATCGCATTGCACAGGTGCGTGCCGGCGGCACCGCGGCCATCGCCGACGCCGCCCTGCAGCGTTTCCTCTCCCCCGCCTTCGCCGCGGGCCAGACGGCTATAGCCGCGAGCCTCAAGCGCAACCTTGTCGCGCAATCAGCACACGGCTATGCCGGAGCCGGCGCGGCCATCCGCGACATGGACCTGATCGGCCGGCTTTCCGGCATCGCCTGCCCGGTGCTGGTCGTCACCGGCGAGCGCGACGTCTCGACGCCCCTCGCCGGCCATGGCGAGAAGCTGCTGGCCGCCATTCCCGGCGCGAGCCATGCCCATCTCGACAGCTCCCATCTCCCTCCCATCGAGGCTCCGGCCGCGCTGGTCGGCGCCCTGCGCGCCTTCCTCGTGCCGGGGGCCGATACGGCCGACGCGGCGGAGGCGCTGTTCGAAGCCGGGCTGAAGAATCGCCGCCGCGTTCTGGGCGACGCCTGGGTCGACCGCTCTCTCGCCGGCCGCACCCCGTTCAATGCCGAGTTCCAGGCGATGATCACCCGCATCGCCTGGCAGGAGATCTGGAGCCGGCCGGGCCTCGACGACCGTACCCGTCGCCTGCTGGTGCTCGCCATCACCGCCAGCCTAGGCCGCTGGGAGGAATTCCGCCTGCATGTCCGCGCGGGCCTGAGCCGCGGCGGCTTCACGCAGGACGATCTCAAGGAAGTGCTGATGCAGACGGCGATTTATGCCGGCGTGCCCGCCGGCAACACAGCCTTCGCCGAGGCGGCAGAACTCATCGCCGAGATCGACGGCGAACGAACAACATCCTAA